The nucleotide window TCCATGACTTTTCCATTAATTCCAGAGTCTTCCATGAATTTTTCGTAAGTTTCAGCAGTTACAACAAAACCTGGTGGTACAGGAATGCCCGCTTGAGTTAGTTCTCCTAAGTTAGCACCTTTTCCACCTGCAATTCCAATGTCGGATTTATTTAAATCCTCAAATTTTAAAACATACATGAAATATAACCTCTTGGTTTAAAAATATATTAAAATTGACTACACTCATAATCAATTATATAATATAAATTATATTTTTAATGTTTAAATATTTAATTAAAATTTGACTTTGTTGAAATCCTATATTTACAGTTGAAATTTCACGTTGAGTTTATTTTTTTTCTATTTTAAACTCTTATTTTTGGTGTTTTATGATATATTTATTTCTATTTTATTTACATTTGAAATATTACATGGTGTTTTTTAAAAAAAAGATTTTAAAGAGTTATTTATAGTAAAATGGAGAATATATATTTATATGAATAATAAAAATAAACATTCTCCAAGTATAGTTAGGTTTTCTGAGCATAAAAGTCTTTTGGATTTTAGCTTTAAAAGGCAAACAAAAAAATTTTTTAAAAAGTATAAAAATCAATGTAAAAGTGATATTAAGTCAATGAACTGGTAAAAATCATTGAATTTACTTATAACTATTCTATGGTTGCTTTAAATAAGTATTCTAAGTAAATTATAATTCTCAACCTGCATTATTTTACGATTGTTGCTTTAAAAATTTATTTAAATATGACTTATCGAGAAACTAATTGGATTTTGTATCGTTAAGTGGTTTGAAAAGTTATCTATAAAATTAAAAAATCACCAAATTATTCTACGCTCCAGAAATATTCTTTAAAAAGATGCCTACCTTGAATGTTTGAAAGAATAACTGAGCAAATTATTCGACATTTAAGAATTAAACCAAAATTAATTGCTCTTGATGGTTACAGGATTTCACTAATGACTATGCAGACAAAAAATATTTATGCGCAAATTTAGGGGAAAAGAAAGGAAAAGCTCACACTAAATGCCATTATTGCAGTTGATGTTGATAGTAGAATAATCCTTTACTCGCAAAGCGACAAAAGGTCCAAAATACGATTACAATAATTATGCAATAGCTGCAAATAAGAAGTTTAAAGAAATATAATGTTGATTATAACTTATTACTAAATATTTATACCCAAACACTCATTAATCCAATTTATAAAATGAATCCTTATCTTATTAAAGAGTCATAACTTTTTAATTTCATTATAAACACGTTTACACGAATTATTATCATCAAATGAAAAGAAGTTTTTAATATTTTTAAGATATTTTTCTTTAATATTGCAATCATTTTCCATATAACCAATAATTAACGAAACTAATGTATCTTCATCATTAGCTATTTCGCCAAATCCCATGGATTCATAATCAAAATAGCTTTCTTTTAAATCAAAATGATAATCGTCACTATAATGATAATATAAAACCGGTTTTTTAAGATATGCAAAATCAAATGCGACACTAGAATAATCAGTTATTAAAAGTGATGAAGAATTGAAGAAATCCACATAATTTTTATTTTCATAATCTATTTTCACATAATCTGAATCAAAAAGATCAATAAATTCATAAGTATTAGGATGTGGTTTAAAAATTATTTCATACCCATACTTTTCACAAGCTTCATGCAGCTTTTTATTATTAATTAATGAATCAAAGGTAATGAAATACTTGGAAGTTAGAATAAATTCTTCAGGCCTATTTTTTAAATATCTTCTCCAAGAAGGCATTATAACAATTTGTTTTTTAATAATGTCATTATTTAATTTATCGAAACGTGGAAATCCGGTTAATTTAAGTATTTGTTTATCATAATGATAAGGATATCTTAAAAAAGATTCTAACTCTTTTTTTGAAACAGTCACTAACATGGATAAATTTATATCATATTTTTTTAACCATGAAGAAACGTTATCCTTTGTAACTCCATGCTGGAGAAATATAGATTGGGATTTTAAAATACCTGCAAAATGAGGATAATTACCCCAAAATGGATAAATAACACTATTGTCCGGATGTGATGTTATAATTTTTTCTGCAAATAATCCTAGTAACTTATGTCTAATTGAATTAAAAGGAATTATTTTTGCACCATCCCACTTACTTACTTCATCAAAATACTTTCCCTTACCTACAACAAAATACTTTTTTACGTTTTCATCCTGTTTAATTGCGTATTCATATAATATTTTCCCATTATCATCTGCAATAAATGGACGATCCATAAATAACCAAATATGTTTCTTGTATAAAAAAGGATATGCTAATAAATACAATGCCCTTAATATAATTCCTGTCCTAAACCCCTGTTCATGTTTAGCAAACATGGATTTTAAAGTTTTTATTTCTTGTTTGATCCAAGAACGAGTTTTATATGGTTTAATTATAATTGAATTGTCTTTTAATATGCTTAAGAAATTTTCTGATTTTTGATAGGAAGTTATTTTTGAAAAATTACATGGCCTTGAAAAGTCAATATTTAAATTATCAAAGTTATCTAGCGAAGAATCAAAGCTGATTTCATGTTTATCTTTAGTTAAACTTATAGATATTTCAAAATTGTTATTGATATTGCGTGAATTTCCCAATGAATACTCTTTTCTTTGAGGAAAATCAATTTTATTTGTTTTGACTTTTTCACCATCTACAATACAATATATGTCAATATCAGCGAAATAAGATTTTAAAACACCCATAATATATAAAACATCGTCTTTAATCTCAAAAATATCTAAATACACTGTGTTTAAATCTAATTTTTCAATTAGGTTGTTTGAAATATCTTCATGATTATTTTTAATCTCATACCAATGTTTATAATATGTTATATGTGCCTTTAAATCATTGGCAATGCCAAATTGAGAACAAATGACTTCATCATCAATATATTGCAATATATCATATAATAATTTTTTAAATTCTATACATTCCCTATCACCTAAAATATTATCAAGTGTAGAAATTTCAAATATCCACTGTAAATCGTACATCAGAGTATATTGAATGAATAATGGAACAGAAGAATAATATTTTAAACTTTCATCAATTAAGTACTTAAAATAATATTTTAAACGAGGAATAAAATAATATTTATCAAAAAGAGCATTATCCAATACAGATGTTTTGTTTAACCTTTTTCTATAGAAATATTTAGCATCCTTGCAAAAACCAATTTTAGGATTTTCTAAAAGCAATTGATTAATAAATGTAACATCCTCAGAAATATGTAATCTAGGATCAAATTCTAAATCTTTAATTTTTTCTCTTTTAAAAAAAGATGAAGAAGCAGATAACTGGATATAATTAGGATTTTTGGTTAA belongs to Methanobrevibacter oralis and includes:
- a CDS encoding bifunctional glycosyltransferase/CDP-glycerol:glycerophosphate glycerophosphotransferase is translated as MFKFSVVIAIRNSDVWLKESIGSIINQSLDFKDNIQIILVNDASLDLSEDICLKYKAKYPHNIKYIANKEHLGVSQSRNLGLKHATGEYVTFIDSDDFVSLNAFFNVYNFFKKHDGMDIVSIPIFFKGDKKGEHILNFKYEKNQVVDLTKNPNYIQLSASSSFFKREKIKDLEFDPRLHISEDVTFINQLLLENPKIGFCKDAKYFYRKRLNKTSVLDNALFDKYYFIPRLKYYFKYLIDESLKYYSSVPLFIQYTLMYDLQWIFEISTLDNILGDRECIEFKKLLYDILQYIDDEVICSQFGIANDLKAHITYYKHWYEIKNNHEDISNNLIEKLDLNTVYLDIFEIKDDVLYIMGVLKSYFADIDIYCIVDGEKVKTNKIDFPQRKEYSLGNSRNINNNFEISISLTKDKHEISFDSSLDNFDNLNIDFSRPCNFSKITSYQKSENFLSILKDNSIIIKPYKTRSWIKQEIKTLKSMFAKHEQGFRTGIILRALYLLAYPFLYKKHIWLFMDRPFIADDNGKILYEYAIKQDENVKKYFVVGKGKYFDEVSKWDGAKIIPFNSIRHKLLGLFAEKIITSHPDNSVIYPFWGNYPHFAGILKSQSIFLQHGVTKDNVSSWLKKYDINLSMLVTVSKKELESFLRYPYHYDKQILKLTGFPRFDKLNNDIIKKQIVIMPSWRRYLKNRPEEFILTSKYFITFDSLINNKKLHEACEKYGYEIIFKPHPNTYEFIDLFDSDYVKIDYENKNYVDFFNSSSLLITDYSSVAFDFAYLKKPVLYYHYSDDYHFDLKESYFDYESMGFGEIANDEDTLVSLIIGYMENDCNIKEKYLKNIKNFFSFDDNNSCKRVYNEIKKL